The Tautonia plasticadhaerens nucleotide sequence GCGGCTGACCGACTCGACGGGCATCTTCCAGCACGCCACCTACACGATCCCGAGCTTCGCGGACGGCTACTGCACGGACGACAACGCCCGCGCCCTGTTGCTGACCGTGCTCCTGGGGGAGGTGGGCCAGGATGGGCCGGTAGTCCGGCGCGTCGCCACGGCCTCGGCGGCGTTCCTCCAGGCGGCCTTCGATCGCGACCGGGGGCGATTCCGGAACTTCATGGGCATCGACCGCCGCTGGCTGGAGGAGGTCGGGTCGGAGGATTGCCAGGGGCGTGCCATCTGGGCGCTGGGGACGTGCGTGGGCCGGTCCCATCGGACCGACATGCCGTCCTGGGCCGCGTCCTACTTCGAGCTGGCCCTGCCGTGCGTCCCGGAGATGTCCTCGCCCCGGGCCTGGGCGTTCGGCCTGCTCGGCGTCCAGGAATACCTCCGCCGGTTCGGCGGGGACCGGGCCACCGGGCAGGCCCGCGACGCGTTGACGGGGCTGCTGGTCGGGCTCCATGAGCGGACTGCCACGCCCGACTGGCCCTGGTTCGAGGAGGTCCTGGCCTACGACAACGCCCGGCTGCCGCACGCCCTCATCGCCGTCGGGCGGGACGGGGGGGACGCGCGGGCGATGGAGATCGGCCTGGAGGCACTGGGATGGCTGGTCGGGGTGCAACGTGCGCCCCAGGGCCACTTCCGGGCGATCGGCTGCCATGGGTTCTACCCCAAGGGCCGGGAGCCGGCCCGGTTCGACCAGCAACCGATCGAGGCCAATGCGACGGTGGCCGCCTGCCTCGAGGCGTACCGGGCGACGCAGGACCCCCGCTGGCTGGACGAGGCCCGATCCGCCTTCGAGTGGTTCCTCGGCCGCAACGACCTCGGCCAGGATCTCTACGACCCCGCAACCGGGGGCTGCTGCGACGGGCTCCAGGAGGACCGGGTCAACCGGAACCAGGGGGCCGAGTCGACCCTCGCGTTCCTGCTCTCGCTCGCCGAGATGAACCGGCTGGAAAGTTCCCTGGTCGCGTTCCGCCAGGTGCGGTAGTGTCGGGCCTCCCAGGGACGGGTCGCTCCCCCTCGCAGCGAGGTCGCTAGTCTCCCCCATGGATGTTCATCGCACCGGGATCGTCCTCAAGCCGACCAATTCGCGGGTCGTCATGAGGCCGTTCGAACCCACGAGCGAGCACCGGTTCGAGAAGATCATCGCCCGCGTCTCGTCCCTGTCCGAGCCGGAGGTCGACTCCCTGCTCGAGGGCGTGATGCGGGAGTTCCGCGGGCGGCACCAGCGGACCCGCGAATTCTTCCTGCATCGCTTCGACCAGGTGCGGCATCACCTGCACACCGACCGGTCGATCGGCGAGGCCCGTCGCCTGCTGATTGGCTCCTATTTCAGCCAGGAGTACGCGCTGGAATCGGCCGCCCTGTTCAACCCGTCGATGATCTGGCACCCCGACCAGTCGGGCCTGCCCGACGGGTCCCGCCGGTTCATCCTCAGCCTGCGGGCCACCGGCGAGGGGCATATCTCCTCGATCACCTTCCGCTCCGGCGTGATCGACGCCGGGAACCGGATCCGCATGGACGAGCCGACCCGGTTCGTCACGGCCCCGGACCTCGTGCCCAACGCCCTCTACGACACGCACCTTTTCGACCTCAAGCTGACCGAGCTGGGCATCAACGGCACGCTGACCGGACAGGTGATCGCCGCCCTGGGCGACCGGTTTACGCTCGCCGAGCTGGAGCAGACGATCCGCAACGTCCTGCGGCACAATCGGGCCCGCCAGCGCGAGTTCGAGCCGATCGCCCACACCATGGTGACGCTGGCGAAGGCCAACTACGAGATCCGCTTCGAGGCGGAGATGGACGTCTCGGAACGGATCATCTTCCCGTCGTCTCCCGCCGAGACCAACGGGATCGAGGACGCCCGCTTCGTCCATTTCACCCACGACGACGGCAGGACCTGCTACTACGCCACCTATACCGCGTATGACGGCCGGGTCGTCCTGCCCCAGATGCTCGAGACCGAGGACTTCCTCCACTTCAAGGTGAGCACCCTGAACGGGCCGGAGGTCCGGAACAAGGGGTTCGCCCTCTTCCCGCGGCGCGTCAACGGCCAGTTCGCGATGCTCTCGAGGCAGGACAACGAGAACATCTACCTGATGTACTCCGACATGCCGCACTTCTGGTTCACCAAGGAGCTGATCGCCAGGCCGACGTACCCCTGGGAGTTCGTCCAGCTGGGCAACTGCGGCTCGCCGATCGAGACCGAGGCCGGCTGGCTCGTGCTGACCCACGGGGTCGGGGCGATGCGGAAGTATGCCATGGGCGCCTTCCTCCTCGACCTCGACGACCCCTCCCGCGTGATCGGGCGGCTGGAGGCACCCCTGCTGGAGCCGAACGAGAACGAGCGCGAGGGCTACGTCCCGAACGTCGTCTACAGCTGCGGGGCCGCCCTGCACGGCCGCGAACTCATCATCCCCTACGCCATGTCCGACTACGCGAGCACGTTCGCCACCGTCCCGCTCGACGACGTGCTGGGGGCGATGACCCGCGCCTGACTCGATCGATCACCCCGGGGCGACCATCGCCCAGAGCAGCTCCTCCAGCGAGAATTCCGCGACCGCCGAACAGGTGTCGGCGGCACCGTAATAGACGAGCAGGCGGTCGTCGTCCCGGACCACTCCGGTCGGGAAGACGACCTCCGGCACGAAGCCGAGGACCTCGAACTCGGCCTCGGGCTCGAAGAACGGCCACGCCGTCCGACGGATCACCCGGGTCGGGTCGTCCAGGTCCAACAGGGCCGCGCCCCCGCAATAGGCACCGACCTCCCCCGGCCGGACGGGACGGCGGTTGCCGTGGTAGATCTCCAGCCAGCCCCCTTCGACCCGGATCGGCGGCGCCCCCGCCCCGACCCGTCCCGCCTGCCAGTCGCCCCCCGAAAGATCCAGCGGGGCGTGCCCTCCCCAGTGGATCAGGTCGGGCGACCGCGCGACCCACATCTCGGGCCTTGTGAACGGGGTCCCGCAGACCGGCCGGTGCAGTGCCGCGAACGAGCCGGCGACTTGCTCCGGGAAGAGGACCACGTCCTTGTTCTCGGGACAGAAGACGATCCCGTGCCGCTCGAACGACCGGAAATCGGCCGTCGAGGCCAGGGCCGTCGCCGGCCCGTGCCGCGAGACGGCCACGTAGGTCACGTAGAATCGGCCCGCGATCGGGGTGATCCGGGGGTCCTCGACCCCGTACTCCTCCGCCTCCCCCTCCGGACGGAACGTGACGTCGAGGACAGTCCTCGCGGTGCGACCGCTCCGGCCGCAGAGGACGACCCGCAAGTGGGACGTGAACGTGAGCCGGACGACCCCGTCGGCCTTGCGCCGGACCACCCTCGGGTCGATCGGCTCCCAGTCCGAGTCGGGGACCCAGTCGATCCTCAGCCCTTCGGCCGGCTCCCACCTCGGCAGGCCGATGAACCCCGGACGCCGCTCCCGAGGGCGCTCGGCCACCCGAGCGAGCATCACGACCTCGTCGCCGACCCGGCATGCGCCGGGGTTGAAGGCGCCGACGACCTCGAAGTCGTCTCGGGTCGCGGGCACGTCGCCGGGTTCGAGCAGGATCCGGGTCGACCGCCGACGGGTATTCATCGGTGGACCCCATTCTGATGGGCCATCGCGTCGGCCTCGCAGGCGACCGCGAGCGATTCCCGGCCGTTCGACTCGGTGACCACGCGGCGGTGAGTCCGGTCCCGGAGCCAGGCCACCTGGTCTCCCATCATCGCGCGGAGCAGCCGGCAGTAGAGGGGAGACTTCGACTGGCCGTCCCCGGACGCGAGCTCGATCACCTGTGAGGCGTCGATCGCCTTGCCCCGGCCCCGACATTCGCGGTCCTTGCCGCCGAAAGAGGCGTCGACGTCGATCCTGGCCCCGGGGAAGAGGCCGCAGAGGTCGCGCGTCTGCCGCTCATCCACGAGCGCCCGGATCCGGACTCGCGTCGGCACCCAGTCGTAAAGGGTCAGGTCGCCGCGCTCGAAGACGAGCCGGAGTTCCTGGCGATCCATCCGCCCGACCTGGTGGAAGCCGTGGTAGAAGTCGACCAGGGCCGAGTCGCCGTAGCGGACCGTGCAGTGGACGTGCTCCTCGATCGCGGTCCCGGGCCGGACCCCGACCTGCGCCGACTCGAGTCGGCCGGCCCCGAGCCATCCCTCGAAGAGGTCGAAGAAGTGGACGCCATGCTCCACGAAGATGCCGCCGCTCCTGGTCCGGTCCCAGAACCAGTGCCCCTCCGGCAGGTTCTCGTCCGAGGCATAATTCTCGAACGACCCGCGCAGCACCTCGCCGAGCACCCGGCCCTCGACCAGCCGCCTCACGGCGTCGAAGAGGGGGTTGTACCGCTGCATCAGGTTGGTGACGAGCAGGAGATCGCGCGACCGGGCGACGGCGATCAGCTCGTCGGCCTGGCCGACGGTCATGGCCAGCGGCTTCTCGACGATCACGTGCTTGCCGGCCTCCAGCGCGGCCAGCGCCTGATCGTGGTGGAGGAATGGCGGGGTGGCGATGTAGACGACGTCGAGGTCGCCCCGGCCGAGGAACGCGCCGAGGTCATCGGTGTTCTCGACCCCGAAGCGGGAGGCCGCGGCGAGCGAAGCGGGCCGGTGAGTGGCCGCCATGCCGACGAGCCCGACCCCGGGCACCTGCGTGAATTGCTGGAGCGCGAACAGGCCGAAACCGCCGCAGCCGATCACCCCCAATCCGATGCGATCATCGTCCACGGGCTTCCGTCCTCGGGGCTGGGGGGTTCGGGCGGCCGCGGGACTTCCTGCATCCGCCTCGCTCCGGGAGATGCCGGACCGCTGCCCATTATACATGGGGAGGAGGTGAAGGGCTCGAATCCGAAGTGCAAGCGACTTTTCGGCTCGAGCCGCGTCGGCGGGCTCGATCTCCCGGGCGATTGAACCACCCAAGAGTGGACTTGGTCAGACGCTTTCACTACTTAATATCCCCCGGGGTCGAACCCCGATGTGGGTTCGACCCCCACCTCCGGCACTCCCCCCAGCTCATCTCGGACCTCCCGTGGGAGCGGGGTGGGTCGGCCTACGGAGGCGGGGAGGCGGCGGCGGCGGGGTGGGGTTGGCCCTCCTGATCCCAGGCGGCGAGCACGACGCTGTCGCCGCCCTCGATCGAGAACCATTCCCGGTGGAGCAACCGGCCGCCCCGGCTCATGGTCAGCTCGTGTCGCCCGGCGGGCAGCTCGAAGACGAGGGGTTCGTAGCGACGTTCCCGGACGTCGAGTGAGATGCCGCCGACGCTCAGCTCGACGCCGGGCTCCGTGACGTGGACCACCACCTCACCGGTCCTCGGGCCGCTGTGCTCCGCGACGAAGCCCAGGACGACCACCCCCAGCGCCCCCCCTCCGGCCGCCCGGGACGCCCAGACGACTAGCGACGGGGGCATCAGCGCCGCGAACATCCCCAGAGTTACCATCACGTCACCTCCCGATTCTCGGGTTAAAGCCCGGCGATCCCGGGCGTCCCCCTGACCCGGGACGCCCGGCCGGCCGATTGGGGCCAGTCGCGGGGCGCGCAGGGAGATCGCCCCGGGCGAGACGGGGGCCCCATCTTCCCGTCCCGGTCCATCCATCCGGAGCAGGGCCCGCCAGGGGCGGCCTCGGTGGCCGTCCCGGCGCCGGCCCATTTCAGTCGTCGACGGCCTCGCCCGAGGGTGGGGGTCGGCCGACGAGGCGGAGTTCCCCGAGGTTCGAGGCGTCCAGGTATCTCAGCCCGTGGTACTCCGGGAACCACGAGAGCCAGGCGGAGCGTTCGGCCACCGGCTCGGACTGGGGGGCGTCGGTGGTGGCGGGGGCGTCCTTGTCGGCGACGGCCACGTCGAGGCCGATGCGGACGCCGGGGACGAGGTCGGTCGGCCGGTCGGGATAGCGGTCGTAGGGCCGGACCGCCCACTCGTAGGTGGTCAGCCCGCCGGAGCGACGGGACGCCATCCGGGAGCCGGTCCGCCCGATGTCGCCGAACATCAGGATCGGGTTCTCCGGCCCCCGGTCCCGGCCGGCGGAGCGGCGGACGCCGTAGACCGGCCCCTCGCCCCCGGGGAGGCCGATGTACTGGAGCAACGGGAATTCAGAGGCGTCCACCTCCTCCTCGCGGCCGGCGATCCCGGCCTTGTCCTCGGAACGACGGCCGTCGACGTAGACCTCCACCGCGTCGGTGTCCCAGAAGCCCTGATGGCCGACGACGAGCCGATCGTCGCGCACGACCACGGCCAGGTAGACCAGGTCGGCGTCGGGGTCGTAGGCGACGGAGAAGGCGGCGGAGAGGTCCGGGCTGGTCGTCAGGTCCGCACCCTCCAGGCCGTTCCAGCCGTAATGATTCGGGAGGATGTGGATGTGGTCGATCGGGTGCCGGGCGAGGTCCCCGGGCCAGTCGGACAGGTCGCCGTCGATCTCGACGCCGGAGAGCGGCGCCGCCTCGATCGAGGGGACCCGAGTCGGCCCGGCCTCTTCGGGCTCGGGGGGGGCCGGCGTCGGCTGGCCGCCGAGGATGAGTTCACCGAGGGCTCCGGCATCGAGCTTCTTCATGCGACTCCATCGAGGCCCCCAGTAGATCCATGCGAGGCGATTGTGATCGGGCTCGTCGAATCCCCCCGGCGTGGTCACCGCCGAGTCCCTGTCGGCCACGGCGACGTCGAAGCCGATCCGCTTGCCGGGGATCAGCCTGGTCGGCATGCCGGGATATCGATCGAAGACCTGGATGGCCCACTCATAGGTCGTCACCTCCCCTTCGCGTCGGAACGCCATCGTCGTCCTGGTTTGGGTGAGATCCCCGCCCAGGA carries:
- a CDS encoding glycoside hydrolase family 130 protein, with product MDVHRTGIVLKPTNSRVVMRPFEPTSEHRFEKIIARVSSLSEPEVDSLLEGVMREFRGRHQRTREFFLHRFDQVRHHLHTDRSIGEARRLLIGSYFSQEYALESAALFNPSMIWHPDQSGLPDGSRRFILSLRATGEGHISSITFRSGVIDAGNRIRMDEPTRFVTAPDLVPNALYDTHLFDLKLTELGINGTLTGQVIAALGDRFTLAELEQTIRNVLRHNRARQREFEPIAHTMVTLAKANYEIRFEAEMDVSERIIFPSSPAETNGIEDARFVHFTHDDGRTCYYATYTAYDGRVVLPQMLETEDFLHFKVSTLNGPEVRNKGFALFPRRVNGQFAMLSRQDNENIYLMYSDMPHFWFTKELIARPTYPWEFVQLGNCGSPIETEAGWLVLTHGVGAMRKYAMGAFLLDLDDPSRVIGRLEAPLLEPNENEREGYVPNVVYSCGAALHGRELIIPYAMSDYASTFATVPLDDVLGAMTRA
- a CDS encoding glycoside hydrolase family 130 protein, with translation MNTRRRSTRILLEPGDVPATRDDFEVVGAFNPGACRVGDEVVMLARVAERPRERRPGFIGLPRWEPAEGLRIDWVPDSDWEPIDPRVVRRKADGVVRLTFTSHLRVVLCGRSGRTARTVLDVTFRPEGEAEEYGVEDPRITPIAGRFYVTYVAVSRHGPATALASTADFRSFERHGIVFCPENKDVVLFPEQVAGSFAALHRPVCGTPFTRPEMWVARSPDLIHWGGHAPLDLSGGDWQAGRVGAGAPPIRVEGGWLEIYHGNRRPVRPGEVGAYCGGAALLDLDDPTRVIRRTAWPFFEPEAEFEVLGFVPEVVFPTGVVRDDDRLLVYYGAADTCSAVAEFSLEELLWAMVAPG
- a CDS encoding Gfo/Idh/MocA family protein, yielding MDDDRIGLGVIGCGGFGLFALQQFTQVPGVGLVGMAATHRPASLAAASRFGVENTDDLGAFLGRGDLDVVYIATPPFLHHDQALAALEAGKHVIVEKPLAMTVGQADELIAVARSRDLLLVTNLMQRYNPLFDAVRRLVEGRVLGEVLRGSFENYASDENLPEGHWFWDRTRSGGIFVEHGVHFFDLFEGWLGAGRLESAQVGVRPGTAIEEHVHCTVRYGDSALVDFYHGFHQVGRMDRQELRLVFERGDLTLYDWVPTRVRIRALVDERQTRDLCGLFPGARIDVDASFGGKDRECRGRGKAIDASQVIELASGDGQSKSPLYCRLLRAMMGDQVAWLRDRTHRRVVTESNGRESLAVACEADAMAHQNGVHR